Proteins from a genomic interval of Sediminispirochaeta bajacaliforniensis DSM 16054:
- the ablB gene encoding putative beta-lysine N-acetyltransferase, with the protein MKGSADAMNDVIQQLEGALIQHGPDGDRIYLMALADEASATIAMQKDERLIASLLILYHKRGYSKIFAKVPMKRIVPFLLAGFCIESTVPRLFRGQDDVAFLAYYGDEGKERGVSQRRQVDREEMRSFQSLLAQVEQVSFPPLAGRYRWFHCVPDDIPEMAKLYGRVFDRYPFPIDSPAYLKKTMESHVEYLGIRDREDRRLIALASVEYHAFSRCVEMTDFAVLPEARGSGLALFLLGRMEQETVEKKIPVAYTIARLKSLGMNATFLKGGYHYAGTLPNNTFIGGGLESMNVYYKVLLPVCR; encoded by the coding sequence ATGAAAGGATCGGCCGACGCAATGAATGATGTTATTCAGCAGCTTGAAGGGGCTCTGATCCAACACGGCCCCGACGGAGATCGTATCTATCTTATGGCCTTGGCTGACGAGGCCTCCGCCACGATAGCCATGCAGAAGGACGAGCGGCTGATAGCTTCGCTTTTGATTCTCTATCATAAACGTGGTTATTCAAAGATTTTTGCCAAGGTTCCCATGAAACGGATTGTCCCCTTCCTTCTGGCCGGCTTCTGCATTGAGTCAACCGTTCCGCGGCTTTTTCGCGGTCAGGACGATGTCGCCTTTCTTGCCTACTATGGTGACGAGGGGAAGGAGAGAGGTGTGTCGCAGCGTAGGCAGGTTGATAGAGAGGAAATGCGATCCTTCCAAAGCCTGCTTGCACAGGTGGAACAGGTATCATTCCCTCCTCTCGCTGGACGATATCGATGGTTTCATTGTGTTCCCGATGATATTCCGGAAATGGCGAAACTGTACGGTCGGGTCTTTGACCGTTACCCGTTTCCAATTGATAGCCCCGCATATCTGAAGAAAACAATGGAAAGCCATGTCGAGTATTTGGGTATTAGAGATAGAGAAGACAGGAGACTGATCGCTCTTGCCTCGGTCGAATACCACGCTTTTTCCCGTTGTGTGGAAATGACTGATTTCGCAGTACTCCCCGAAGCCAGGGGGTCAGGCCTTGCTCTTTTTCTCCTCGGTCGCATGGAACAGGAAACAGTGGAAAAAAAGATACCGGTAGCTTACACCATCGCCAGGCTGAAGAGTCTCGGCATGAATGCAACTTTCCTCAAAGGGGGCTACCACTATGCCGGGACTCTACCCAATAATACCTTCATCGGCGGCGGACTGGAAAGCATGAATGTCTATTATAAGGTTCTCCTGCCCGTTTGCCGATGA
- a CDS encoding YgaP family membrane protein, with amino-acid sequence MKQNIGTSDRLIRIALAIIAAILLFTGQINGPLAVIIGVLGVIFLATAIFAFCPLYIPLGISTKGKKE; translated from the coding sequence ATGAAACAGAATATAGGAACCAGTGACCGGCTCATACGGATCGCTCTTGCGATTATTGCGGCGATTTTGCTCTTCACGGGACAGATTAACGGCCCATTAGCCGTAATTATTGGAGTCCTCGGGGTGATATTCCTTGCTACCGCTATCTTCGCCTTCTGCCCACTCTACATTCCTCTCGGCATATCGACAAAAGGGAAAAAAGAGTAA
- a CDS encoding DUF1611 domain-containing protein, producing the protein MAEKSGFDGNAVVYCEGFFNTPYGKTAHGLVRFTKRYKVVALLDSRYAGSDAGLILDRKANGIPIYESLSHAREAAEKSGTPLTHFVIGLAPDGGVLSENARAAVLEAVSAGLCVDSGLHSFLSDDPEIASLARKNGVTLRDIRKTPERKYLHPFTGRISEVESYRIALLGTDSAVGKRTTAWKLKDALDAADIDTAFIGTGQTAWLQGARYSLIMDSLINDFVAGEIEHAILSAWDAEHPRAMVIEGQGSLMNPIYPGGFEILAAGRPQAVVLQHAPARKEYDGLPGYPLHSLETQIQAIEMLSGCPVVAITINHEGLEPEAVPSICEEIAAATGLPTADPLLQKLDALVDLFKGRIA; encoded by the coding sequence ATGGCTGAAAAAAGCGGTTTCGACGGCAATGCCGTTGTTTATTGCGAAGGCTTTTTTAATACCCCTTATGGCAAAACGGCCCATGGTTTGGTTCGTTTTACCAAACGCTACAAGGTAGTCGCTCTCCTTGATAGCCGCTATGCCGGAAGTGATGCCGGCTTGATACTCGATCGGAAGGCAAACGGCATTCCAATCTATGAAAGTCTTTCCCATGCACGGGAAGCGGCCGAAAAAAGCGGAACCCCCCTCACCCATTTTGTGATTGGCCTCGCTCCCGATGGGGGTGTCCTTTCCGAGAATGCAAGAGCAGCAGTGCTTGAGGCTGTCTCGGCCGGGCTCTGTGTTGATTCCGGACTCCACAGCTTTTTGTCGGATGATCCCGAAATCGCGTCTCTTGCGAGGAAAAACGGGGTTACGCTCCGGGATATTCGAAAGACCCCCGAACGGAAATACCTGCATCCCTTTACCGGTCGTATATCCGAGGTTGAGAGCTATCGGATTGCTTTGCTGGGAACGGACTCCGCGGTGGGAAAGCGAACCACGGCATGGAAGTTGAAAGATGCCTTGGATGCTGCCGATATCGATACCGCCTTCATAGGAACCGGCCAAACGGCTTGGCTCCAGGGGGCCCGCTATTCACTCATTATGGATAGTCTTATCAATGATTTTGTTGCCGGAGAAATCGAACATGCCATTCTTTCTGCCTGGGATGCCGAACATCCCAGGGCCATGGTGATCGAAGGGCAGGGGAGTTTGATGAATCCGATTTATCCCGGTGGTTTTGAAATCCTTGCCGCAGGTAGACCCCAGGCCGTGGTGCTGCAGCATGCTCCCGCCCGCAAGGAGTATGATGGGCTGCCCGGTTACCCCTTGCATTCCCTTGAAACCCAAATTCAGGCGATCGAAATGCTTTCGGGGTGTCCCGTTGTGGCCATCACCATCAACCATGAGGGGCTTGAACCGGAGGCGGTTCCCTCTATATGCGAAGAGATCGCCGCGGCCACGGGATTGCCGACGGCCGATCCCCTGCTGCAAAAGCTCGATGCCTTGGTTGACCTTTTTAAGGGCCGGATCGCATGA
- a CDS encoding mandelate racemase/muconate lactonizing enzyme family protein, translating into MKILRCEVWPVTLKLRAPFTIAYSTLDETVNVFFRIVTDTGLTGCGVAAPDEMVTGENETTILPALRETAEPLLRGSDPLKMGMLIEKLGKALPKEPTARAAVDMALFDLLGKKAHLPLFQLLGACRSSIKTSVTVGIMPLEETLEETRRWIAKGFSAIKLKGGLNLEEDIRKVRRLRELLGPGVGLRFDANQGYSVEEAQRFIEETASAKLEAIEQPTPAASPALLGDVRAGGRGVVPVMADESLLKLSDAFHLARKKLVDMLNIKLMKTGGIRPAERIAAIARAAGQEIMVGCMDEAGLGVAAGLHFALAQPDVRYADLDGCFDFTNDTTAAAVRVKNGLLSPTGEPGLGFEVSM; encoded by the coding sequence ATGAAAATTCTTCGCTGTGAGGTGTGGCCGGTGACCCTTAAACTTCGGGCCCCTTTTACCATTGCCTACAGCACCCTTGATGAGACGGTGAATGTCTTTTTTCGCATTGTAACCGATACGGGGCTTACCGGTTGCGGGGTCGCGGCTCCCGATGAAATGGTAACGGGCGAAAACGAAACGACGATTTTGCCGGCCCTTCGTGAAACGGCAGAGCCGCTGCTGCGTGGCAGCGATCCTCTAAAGATGGGAATGCTTATCGAAAAGCTTGGAAAGGCCTTACCCAAGGAGCCGACGGCCCGGGCGGCCGTAGACATGGCCCTCTTCGATCTGCTTGGTAAAAAAGCCCATCTTCCCCTCTTTCAGCTACTGGGCGCTTGCCGCAGCAGCATAAAAACCAGCGTCACCGTTGGTATCATGCCCCTCGAAGAGACCCTAGAAGAAACTCGTCGCTGGATCGCCAAGGGCTTTTCCGCGATTAAACTGAAGGGAGGGCTTAATCTGGAAGAGGACATTCGCAAGGTGCGCCGCCTGCGGGAGCTTCTGGGGCCGGGAGTCGGCCTGCGCTTTGATGCGAATCAAGGTTATAGCGTTGAAGAGGCCCAGCGTTTTATTGAAGAAACCGCCTCAGCAAAACTGGAGGCGATCGAACAGCCGACGCCGGCAGCATCTCCTGCGCTTCTCGGAGATGTTCGTGCCGGTGGTCGCGGGGTTGTTCCGGTTATGGCCGATGAAAGCTTGCTGAAACTTTCCGATGCTTTTCATCTTGCCCGTAAAAAGCTGGTGGATATGCTTAACATCAAGCTCATGAAAACAGGGGGTATTCGCCCTGCCGAGCGCATTGCCGCTATCGCCCGGGCAGCCGGACAGGAGATCATGGTCGGCTGCATGGATGAGGCAGGCCTCGGTGTGGCTGCCGGCCTCCATTTCGCTCTTGCCCAGCCCGATGTTCGCTACGCCGATCTGGATGGCTGTTTCGACTTCACCAACGATACCACGGCTGCGGCGGTGCGGGTGAAAAATGGACTTCTCTCTCCCACCGGAGAACCCGGCCTTGGCTTTGAGGTATCGATGTGA
- a CDS encoding TrkH family potassium uptake protein: MKKLRSNVLVVLTLILSVITLFVEQSSLAVDFAFYSNILDFIVLFLLLFEVYRDFAEAKLRWLYFRRNILSLLFVLAFAVLFVYNKLIYVGRAPDDLMGLSLGVVIVRNIFILLKTFSRIMRLNTFVESISVHPAQTILFSFLLVILTGALYLMAPFTTISPGGLGFLDALFTSTSAVCVTGLIVVDTATVFTFWGHLGILILIQIGGLSIMIISYFTIFLFRRQVSLEEKLLISYMLSEKDMTNLARNLRTIIFSSFFLEAAGALLLYFPMKGAAGGGSESAVFLAVFHAVSAFCNAGFALFSDSLEQFRGMLSVNLVVAALIIIGGISFAVISDLRHFFSVRIVALFRRRRPGIGSISLNSRLVLVGTAVLLLSGTYLVYGLEHTGALAQLPLAQQYLSAFFQSVTLRTAGFNTIPFDSLKSPTLLVMIVFMFIGAASGSTAGGVKINNIAIVWAYIRSVLRGGGQATIMRRSIEPEQVNSAFLVLLFGVSAVFGGTILLSASERAPLDRILFEAVSAFGTVGLSTGITAGLSSMGKWVIISLMFMGRLGPLTILAAVSRQGKRSPVAYPTGNIST; the protein is encoded by the coding sequence GTGAAAAAGCTTCGCTCCAATGTTCTTGTCGTCCTCACCCTTATTTTGAGTGTTATAACTCTTTTTGTGGAACAGAGCAGCCTTGCTGTTGATTTTGCCTTTTATTCGAATATCCTTGATTTTATTGTTCTTTTCCTGCTTCTTTTCGAGGTGTATCGCGATTTTGCCGAGGCAAAGCTGAGATGGCTCTATTTTCGGCGAAACATCCTTTCCCTGCTCTTTGTTCTCGCTTTTGCCGTACTCTTTGTCTATAACAAGCTTATCTATGTCGGTCGGGCACCCGACGATCTCATGGGTCTAAGTCTCGGTGTTGTCATCGTGAGGAATATTTTTATTCTTTTAAAGACCTTCAGCAGAATCATGCGCCTGAATACCTTTGTAGAAAGCATCTCTGTTCATCCTGCCCAGACTATCCTGTTTAGCTTTCTGTTGGTGATCCTGACCGGAGCCCTTTATCTTATGGCTCCCTTCACTACCATCTCGCCGGGGGGGCTCGGTTTTCTTGATGCGCTTTTTACCTCTACCAGTGCTGTTTGTGTTACCGGATTGATTGTGGTGGACACCGCTACGGTTTTTACCTTCTGGGGACATCTTGGTATCCTGATTCTGATTCAGATCGGCGGCCTCTCGATCATGATCATCAGCTATTTTACCATCTTCCTTTTTCGTCGTCAGGTGAGCCTGGAAGAAAAGCTGTTGATCAGTTATATGCTCAGCGAAAAGGATATGACCAATCTTGCCAGAAATCTACGAACAATCATCTTTTCCAGCTTTTTTTTAGAGGCGGCCGGCGCCCTTTTGCTCTATTTCCCCATGAAGGGAGCAGCTGGTGGAGGTTCTGAGAGTGCCGTGTTTCTCGCAGTTTTTCATGCCGTATCCGCCTTCTGTAATGCGGGTTTCGCCCTCTTTTCCGACAGCCTCGAGCAATTTCGCGGCATGCTTTCGGTGAACCTTGTGGTGGCGGCGCTTATTATCATCGGCGGAATCAGTTTTGCGGTGATTAGCGATCTCCGACATTTTTTTTCTGTCCGTATCGTTGCGCTTTTTCGCAGACGGCGACCGGGAATAGGCTCTATTAGTTTGAATAGTAGGCTGGTTCTCGTGGGAACGGCCGTTCTTCTGCTTTCCGGTACCTACCTTGTTTATGGTCTGGAGCATACGGGAGCCCTTGCGCAGCTTCCTCTTGCGCAACAGTACCTCTCTGCTTTTTTTCAGTCGGTAACCCTGCGAACGGCCGGCTTTAATACCATCCCCTTTGATTCTCTGAAGAGCCCCACCCTTTTAGTTATGATCGTGTTTATGTTTATCGGGGCTGCTTCGGGAAGTACGGCCGGCGGTGTGAAAATAAACAATATTGCAATTGTGTGGGCTTATATTCGTTCGGTACTTCGCGGAGGGGGGCAGGCGACGATCATGCGTCGTTCCATCGAACCGGAGCAGGTCAACAGCGCCTTTCTTGTGCTCCTTTTTGGGGTTTCCGCTGTTTTCGGGGGGACTATCCTGCTTTCCGCCAGCGAACGTGCTCCGCTGGATCGGATTCTTTTCGAGGCGGTTTCTGCTTTTGGTACCGTCGGTCTTTCGACGGGAATCACCGCAGGGCTAAGCAGTATGGGGAAATGGGTGATCATTTCTTTGATGTTTATGGGGCGTCTCGGTCCCTTGACGATTCTTGCCGCCGTTTCCAGGCAGGGGAAACGGTCCCCGGTTGCCTATCCTACAGGTAATATTTCTACGTGA
- a CDS encoding potassium channel family protein, producing MARERVFAVIGLGTFGRQVSLELSARGGKVIAVDNQPKQVEAVKDAVTQAVLVDATDEEGLSALSLEEVDVAIVAIGDAVESGILTTAILKRSGVPYIVARAISEIHAQVLRQVGADEVINLEVDEGRRIAQRLIAPHVLDRIPISSSISFAEVYVPRSFVNSTLVRLDLRKRFSINVIAIKRTTLSVDEVGNPLKNEEVIFPDSETVLLEQDVLLVVGKNEDIEAVKDY from the coding sequence ATGGCACGAGAGCGTGTTTTTGCGGTAATCGGACTTGGTACCTTTGGTCGCCAGGTCTCTCTTGAACTTTCGGCTCGGGGAGGAAAGGTGATCGCCGTTGATAATCAGCCTAAACAGGTGGAGGCTGTGAAAGATGCGGTGACACAGGCCGTTTTGGTGGATGCCACCGACGAGGAGGGGCTCTCCGCTCTTAGCCTTGAAGAGGTGGATGTCGCCATCGTGGCAATAGGCGACGCCGTTGAATCGGGGATTCTTACCACCGCCATACTCAAACGCAGCGGGGTTCCCTATATTGTGGCCAGGGCCATCAGTGAGATTCACGCCCAGGTTCTTCGGCAGGTAGGTGCCGACGAGGTGATCAACCTTGAAGTCGATGAAGGAAGAAGGATTGCCCAGCGACTTATTGCCCCCCATGTTCTTGATCGAATCCCCATAAGCAGTTCCATCAGCTTTGCCGAGGTCTATGTCCCCCGCAGCTTCGTCAACAGTACCCTGGTTCGACTCGATCTTCGCAAACGCTTCTCCATCAACGTTATCGCCATAAAACGGACCACCCTTTCGGTGGATGAAGTAGGTAATCCCCTGAAAAATGAAGAGGTGATATTCCCGGACAGCGAAACGGTACTCCTCGAGCAGGATGTTTTGCTGGTAGTCGGAAAAAATGAGGATATAGAAGCGGTTAAAGATTATTAG